CATAAAGATATCTACCCAAGGGTGAGTAGTCTGGATCAGTTGCATACAAGTCTTTGATAAACTCGAACCCAAGAAACTTGGTCTCAAGAGTGGAAAGAAGAACATACCTTCTGGACAAGGCATCAGCCACCACGTTTTCCTTACCTTGCTTGTACTTGATCACATAAGGAAATATCTCAATGAACTCGACCCAACGGGCATGCCTTTTGTTCAACTTATGCTGGCCCTTGAGATGTTTCAAAGACTGGTGATCCGTATGAATGACGAATTCCTTAGGCCAAAGGTAGTCTTGCCACGTCTGAAGGGCCCGGACCAAAGCACACAGTTCTTGGTCATAGGTAGGATAGTTGAACGTGGCTCCTCCAAGCTTCTCACTGAAATAAGCAATAGGTTTCCTATCATGCATCAAGACAGCACCAATACCTACACCCGAGGCATCACATTCGATTTCGAAAGTCTTAGAAAAATCAGGAAGAACAAGTAATGGGGCTTGAGTCAACTTCCCTTTTAGGATCTGAAACGCCTCTTCTTGGGCTTGTTCCCACTTGAACCCAACGTTCTTCTTGATTACTTCGGTGAGAGGGGCGGCTATAGAGCTGAAGTTCTGGACAAACCTTCGATAGAACCCGGCCAGGAGGTGAAAGCTTCTTACCTCTCCCACGGTCGTTGGACTAGGCCAGTCTCGTATGGCCTTGAACTTTTCCTCATCCACTCTGATTCCATCTGCACCTACAACAAATCCTAAGAAGACCATGTGATCTGTCCCAAAAGAACACTTACCAAGATTAGCAAACAAACGTTCTTTCCTAAAAACTTCAAGAACAGATTTCAAAAGCAATTTATGATCCTCAAAATTATTGCTGTAAATGAGAATATCATCAAAGTAGACAACAACAAAATGGCCAATAAAGGACCGCAAGATATGATTTATCAAACGCATGAATGTACTAGGTGCATTGGTAAGGACAAATGGCATGACAAGCCATTCATACAATCCTAGTTTAGTTTTGAATGCGGTTTTCCATTCATCACCTTCTTTCATTCGAATTTGGTGATATCCACTTTTCAAATCAATTTTAGAAAAAACAGAGGAGCCATGCAACTCATCTAGCATGTCATCAAGCCTAGGGATTGGAAGCCTATACTTTACTGTAATGTTATTGATGGCTCGGCAGTCCACGCACATGCGCCAGGAGCCATCCTTTTTGGGCACAAGGAGGACAGGAACAGCACAAGGGCTAAGGCTCGCCCTGATGTATCCCTTCTCAAGAAGCTCTCCAATCTTTCTATGAAGTTCCTTCGTCTCCACTAGATTGGTTCGGTAATCTGGCCGGTTTGGAAGAGATGCACATGAGACGAAGTCAATCTGGTGTTCAATGCCTCAGACTGGTGGCAATCCCTTAGGATTCTCATCTGAAAACACATCAGAGTATTCCTGCAACAAATCGGTAAGATCACTCGGAATTTCTGGTGCAATGATAGAAGAGGAAGCCATTAGAGTTTCTTTGTAAATAAGCAAAAGAAACGGCTGTTCTGAGCATAAGGTTTTCTTTACCTAGCTTCCCTTGATAAGGAAGTTTGAGTTCCTAGGAGATACCTCAGGTTCGGATGGTTTTGGCTCTTTGTCTCGGCTCTTCTTCAGCTGGAGCTGATCTTGGTGGACTTCGGCCGGTGAGAGAGGAACCAAGGTGATCTTTTTCCCTGATGATCAAAAGAGTCTAGGTTGGTGTAACCGTCATGTATTGTCTTTTTATCAAACTGCCATGGTCGTCCTAGCAGGATATGGCATGCGTCCATGGGAAGGACGTTGCAAAGGACCTCGTCCTCATATCGACCAATTGTGAGAGGGACCGCGACCTATTACCGTACGTATTGTTCTCCAGTGTCGTTCAGCCACTCTAATCTGAAAGGTCGAGGAAGTGGTTTGGTTACGAGTCCAAGCTTCCTGACAAGAGAATCACTAGCAACATTAGTGCAATTACCACCATCAATAATCAAAGAACAAACTTTATCTGAAACTAAGCATCGAGAATGAAAAAGATTCTCCCTTTGTTCTCGTTTATTGGTTTTGGGTTGAACACTCAATGTTCTTCTGGTAACAAGAAGTGGACCGTGAGCTGGGTAGTCGAGATGTTCGTTCTCATCATCATAGATCGGCTCAAGTGTCTCATCAAAGGTCGGTTCTAGATCAATGTATGAATGTTCTTCAAAGATCGGAACAAGGCTTTCGTCCATGGCTCTCATGGCGACTAGAAGTGGCCCTTGGTGTGGATAGTCGAAGGACTCTCCTTCCTCATTAAATATAGGACTGTGGTCGTCCTCGTCCTCTAGATCGTCGTGATCCTCCTCGGACTCTACTTCGCCAGTCTCGAAGAGGATCATCACTTTCTGGTTTGGACACTTTCTGGCATAGTGGCCAAGGCCTTGACATCTATAGCACCGAATGTCTCTTGCTCGGTTGTTAGTCTCAACTGCTTTACCTTTGTCATCACGAGCCAGGGCATTAGTCTTAAAACAAGTATTTGTTGTGATCGGAGACTTACCTTTGTCTTGATAGTTAGGTTTGGGGGCAAAGGCCGGTTTAGCGTAGCTCTTTCTTTTGGTTTGCCGCTCGATCAGAATAGCCTTGTGTAGCATTTGTTCCATACTAACATACTCCTGAAGCTCCATTCGATCTTGAATGTCTCGGTTGAGACCTGAAAGGAATCTGGCCATAGTGGCGTCTAAGGGCTCGTCTACGTCCGCCTTGAGCATTAAGACCTCCATCTCTTGGTGATAGTCCTCCACGGATTTGGTTCCTTGTAGCAGACGTCTGAGTCGTTGGTGGAGTTCCCGGTGGTAATGTCTTGGAACGAACCGTCTCCTTATCATGGTCGAGAGATCATCCCAAGTAGAGATTGGTGGTCCGCCATTCCTTCTCCTGTGAGTCACAACTTGATCATACCAGTTAATAGCATACCCAACAAACTCAGCTGCGGCCAATCTAACCTTTTTCATTTCAGAAAAATTTTGACAATCAAAAACAAGTTCATATTTTCTTTCGCATTCAAGAAAAGCATCTGGATCGTTTTTACCATCAAAAGTTGGGATCTTAAGTTTCACCCCACATAAACCCTCATCAGTTCGTTCAGTTCTAGCAAAAGGATTGACATCACCTTGATCACGGTTTTGGGTACCTCTCCTAGGACGGTTGATGGATCGATCATCTTGGTTCTCCTCCTCTCCGACTTCTTCATTTGGCCGGTTGTTCCTCTGTGGGCGATCTCGCCTGGTTCTAGAACGGGCCGGTTGGCTGTTTTGGATCTCATCAAGTCTGAGATGGATCTGTTCCAAACCTGCATTCATAAGGTTAGCCATAGAGTCATTGAGAGCTCTCATCTGCAAGTTAGATAAACCAGCATAACAATTTCCAGTTTGGTTCCTTTCTTCTTCACTGTCCATAGTTCCTGAAAAGCCTAACACAAAAGATTGGTACACAAACAAAATTTCTCACACACTCAAGTGTTTGATCTCGCCCACTCTTAGTCTTTCTCGCCCACTCTTAGTGTTTCTCTCAAAGTTCTAAGAGAACAAGACTAGTAACTAGTTGGGATTTCCAATCAAACGGGAGTAGTTTTAGATAGAAAGATAAGAACTTTGGTTTTGAAATCCGTTTTAACCACTCTAAGGTTGGATTTCTCTTTAGCCAGCACGATTTCTCTTCCACCACCTAGCCACTAATCGAACTTTTGATTATTATTTTTCTGTTTTTTTTTCTTTTTTTTTTATAGATCTCTTTTCTTTCTTTTTTTTAATATAGATCAAGTGGTTGGTAAAGAGAGGGTCCGGATTTGAGATAGATAGAAGAAGATGAACAGATTTAGAAAATGGAAGATGAGAAGATGAAACGATGAGAAAGATGAAAAGATGATACCACTTTGATACGTCCTAGATTCGGACAAGGATCACTCAATGGGATTTTGGATATGAACTCGCCAAAGATGGGAGAACTGGATGGTTTGAAAGGCGACACACAAGGTTGCGGAAAGACCTTATGATACTACCGGCTTCGATTGTGGTTTGGAATGTTACGTCAAGATTAACAAGGGAAGATATGTTTACTTGGAGAATCACTCGACAAGAAACAAAGACTGTTCTAAGCAAAGAACAAAGAGATAAACTCATAAACTTAAGGGAAAATCGATTGATTCATTATGAGAAAGAGTTTACATACTTATACTACTTGTAGTCAAAGAAAGACATTAATAAAAACACTTAGGAAATAACAAAGTTGACTGAGAATGTTGAAAGGCAGTGAAATAACTCTTCAGATCAGATCTGGTCAAAGTGACTCTTCGGCTGATGTCCAGATTCATCCGGCCATGTTGAAGTCGCCGCGGTATGGAGCTGGACGAACGCGGGGCGGTCTGGACAGTCTGTGGCCTGATCAAGCAGTGTACTGATGCGGCCTAAGTCTTCAGATAGCTGGATGATTCGTGCCTTAGAGAAATCTGAATGATAGAAGTCCATGAGAGTGTCGGACATGAGACTTAATCCATCGGCTTGATCTTTAGAACACTCGGTTCGCACCAAAAGGACCAAGAGAGAAAAGTTTCGATCATTTTGGGAAACCTCACGATCTAAGTCAAGCCTGGCTCGGCTGTTGGCTTTGGCTTGTCGAGATGGCTGGGAAGGACGCATACTGGCTCGGTCAGTTCGGAAGTCAGGATGCGGATTTGGTCGAAGCTTCATCCCGGATGTGAGCGGGTCGAGGCGGTACACGGCTCGATCGTCATGGGCGGTACGACTAGGTAGACGAACCTCGACTGAGTTGTTCTGAACGGTCTGATCTCTATTCTGGTCCAGTTCATGTACTGATCCATGGACTGAGGCGCATCAGTAGGCCATATGAAGATGATCGATGGGCAGTAACACAAAGAAGGCATAGTTGATATCACAGGCGGAACGAGCAAAAGACCTTGCATCCTCCTACTAAAACCCATCTTCCCATGCCCTGAATGTTTACCTCTGTGACATCGTTGTGGCAGAGTTCCGCTGCTAGCCTATCTGCCCATTTCGTCATCTTGATCACACCAGTAGCACAAAATGAGTTGGTGGCTACACATATACGATTACGTAAGTCACAATATAGCATCCTTCATTTTAGCTTTTACTTCAGCGGTTATTAGTTTGTCTTCAATATCAATAAATTTTTAGCTGTCCATTTTATTATAATCTTAACTTACGTATCCTGGTTACTTTTGTATTAATACTATTTCCACATGTATGTTAACGTTCATCGCCATGTCGTCTCTAAATTTATTCACAGATACAGAGTGGAAATATTTGTACACGGTAACAGGGACAAAGCAACTTTTGTGCCTCTTGGAGACTCCGGTGCGGAGCCTATTGGGCGTCAAGTTTCTGAGCTGAACTATGTGGAGGTAATTAAATTTCTCAAAAACTACACAACTCTCGAGACACTAACAGCTCTCTCACTTTGTGTTGAAAACTTCCAGGCTAATGGGTCTAATAGTAAGTCATCCAACCCAGCGGTGAGTTGTGACGAAGAAAACAAGGCCAACCGCCCCTACGCTAGCACTTAAAAGGGTTCCTCACTGGACATTGGCACTTGATGGCCCACGTACTTCAGCATCGCTACATTACAATTGTGTTTCGTTTTTGAGTTTACGTACCCCCTTTTTACAGAAGTTCAGTATGCATTTGTGGTCAACTTGCAATCTATAGATCTTTAAACATTTCACTTGAAAAATAAATTGTATCCGCATACAAATGGTTACATATTTTTTTAATGAAACAAATGGTTACATTGCATAAATCAAATTTACATTAACCACTAACATGTAGATTTACATAAATTTAGTTACAAATACTTCATCAGATTTGACGCTATTATTCAATAAATGTATACACGTATATATATCTCCCTTATTACAATTATATTTCATTTCATATAATCTATTTATTATGTATGTGATTCACAAAAATATAACCATTCTAAAATAATGCTCATTGTAAATAATAGATACAAGTTTGTTTGGGTAAGTCAGTAACAATGTATTGTTGTTCAGTTCAAAAAATAAAACAATGTATTGTTGTTACTGTGTAATGTGACTTTTACTAATTCACGAAATTTGGAAGAGCACTTTTATACATTTTAAAGATGATGATTTCATCTACAATCAAATAGAAATCAAAATAGTTCAACAGGTCCTGTTCTTTACGTAATCAATGTGATCCCTTTAAGCGATCAAAAGATAGTTTAGTAATTGCCAAAAAGATTCACTCCTTACTAACATCACTGGTTTCTTTTTTCCTTAAGACATAAAGCATTTTCTAAAAAGGTGTAATCTAGAAAATAAACCTGTCAAATACACCACTTCAAAGTGAACTAATTTCTTGAACAAGTTTCAGGGTAATTGAAATAATTACTCTAAATGTAAGACACACATAAGATTAACGACGGCAGTATTCCTCGTGAATTTTTCGTAAAAGAGGCTTGACGAGGAATTAGCGAGGAAACACGTTTCGTCGTTACTCGTTCGTCGTAACGTAGATTTCCTCGCCAATTCGTCGTAACTTAGCGAGGAAAACATTTCGTCGTAAAGACGAAGTACATCATTTCATCGTAAAAACCACGTAATTATTCCACATAAGGAGGTCGCTATATTTCCTCGTAAATACCTCGAAAGGAGTTCCTCGTAAACTACACGTAAATATCTAGAAAGTATTTTCGAATAAAGTACACGTAAATACCTCGAAAGTATTTCCCCGTAAAATACTCGTTTAACCTTCCTCGTCATTTCCTCGTAAACTTTCCACGTAAATAAGTCGTAATTTAGCTACGAATTTACTTCATTTTTTTATTTTACAGAATTTAAAAATATAATTAAAAAAATAATTAAAATTATTTAATTTATTAATAAAATTATAATTTAAAATAAAAATCAATACGAAAATATTTTATATATAAATAAGTTTTGAATTTATAATACAACAACCGGAAAACAAATAACTAAGGGTCGTTCATCGCTCGGTAGAATTCATCACTCCTCCTCTCTACATCTGCCTCGGCATGTGTGTCGGATGATGACTCGCCTGGAATGGGATTTTGTCGTCGC
The DNA window shown above is from Brassica oleracea var. oleracea cultivar TO1000 chromosome C3, BOL, whole genome shotgun sequence and carries:
- the LOC106330753 gene encoding uncharacterized protein LOC106330753 produces the protein MDSEEERNQTGNCYAGLSNLQMRALNDSMANLMNAGLEQIHLRLDEIQNSQPARSRTRRDRPQRNNRPNEEVGEEENQDDRSINRPRRGTQNRDQGDVNPFARTERTDEGLCGVKLKIPTFDGKNDPDAFLECERKYELVFDCQNFSEMKKVRLAAAEFVGYAINWYDQVVTHRRRNGGPPISTWDDLSTMIRRRFVPRHYHRELHQRLRRLLQGTKSVEDYHQEMEVLMLKADVDEPLDATMARFLSGLNRDIQDRMELQEYVSMEQMLHKAILIERQTKRKSYAKPAFAPKPNYQDKGKSPITTNTCFKTNALARDDKGKAVETNNRARDIRCYRCQGLGHYARKCPNQKVMILFETGEVESEEDHDDLEDEDDHSPIFNEEGESFDYPHQGPLLVAMRAMDESLVPIFEEHSYIDLEPTFDETLEPIYDDENEHLDYPAHGPLLVTRRTLSVQPKTNKREQRENLFHSRCLVSDKVCSLIIDGGNCTNVASDSLVRKLGLIDFVSCASLPNRPDYRTNLVETKELHRKIGELLEKGYIRASLSPCAVPVLLVPKKDGSWRMCVDCRAINNITVKYRLPIPRLDDMLDELHGSSVFSKIDLKSGYHQIRMKEGDEWKTAFKTKLGLYEWLVMPFVLTNAPSTFMRLINHILRSFIGHFVVVYFDDILIYSNNFEDHKLLLKSVLEVFRKERLFANLGKCSFGTDHMVFLGFVVGADGIRVDEEKFKAIRDWPSPTTVGEVRSFHLLAGFYRRFVQNFSSIAAPLTEVIKKNVGFKWEQAQEEAFQILKGKLTQAPLLVLPDFSKTFEIECDASGVGIGAVLMHDRKPIAYFSEKLGGATFNYPTYDQELCALVRALQTWQDYLWPKEFVIHTDHQSLKHLKGQHKLNKRHARWVEFIEIFPYVIKYKQGKENVVADALSRRYVLLSTLETKFLGFEFIKDLYATDPDYSPLGRYLYGFHAWIA